In one Candidatus Edwardsbacteria bacterium genomic region, the following are encoded:
- a CDS encoding IS1595 family transposase, with protein KKTVSGQIRLRSVESASQVNINSFVKDHVMPHSTIRTDGWKGYNGLSKIGYVHKLMRLDSPEDASKKLPRVHRVFANLQSWLIGTHKFVSKKHVQNYLNEYTTRFNARQHPIEVFNDILRLTLLAEPRTLRGFTEPERPFYPNPA; from the coding sequence CCAAAAAGACCGTTTCTGGTCAGATCCGCCTGCGCTCGGTGGAATCGGCCAGCCAGGTCAACATCAATTCGTTTGTCAAAGACCATGTAATGCCACATAGCACCATCAGGACTGATGGCTGGAAGGGCTACAACGGATTATCTAAAATTGGGTATGTCCACAAGCTCATGCGTCTTGACAGCCCGGAGGATGCCAGTAAAAAGCTACCAAGGGTTCATCGAGTATTCGCAAATTTGCAATCCTGGCTGATAGGAACCCATAAATTCGTGTCAAAAAAGCACGTTCAGAACTACTTGAACGAATATACCACCAGATTTAACGCCCGCCAGCACCCAATAGAGGTCTTTAACGATATTTTACGGCTTACCCTGCTGGCAGAACCAAGGACTTTACGGGGATTTACAGAGCCAGAACGGCCATTTTACCCCAATCCTGCGTAA
- a CDS encoding VCBS repeat-containing protein, whose product MKKIAGIIIMACLFVVGQNAWAETWREASQADFADGDFNANVFTSTEGSDSGCLKSNPGSTYDLNKDGKSDLVISNMQGSNSYIYWGTETGFDSTNRTLLPTSGATGNSIADLNRDGCLDILFSCFYGSYSIIYWGSKDGFNNGDTTLLGSSGAHGNYVCDLNHDGGLDIIISNWWGSESYIYWGDNKGHFTNYNRTALPTSQSYDVAVADLNKDGRLDIVFSNGWDPSHNSFNAYSLYSPDYAGLG is encoded by the coding sequence ATGAAAAAGATAGCGGGGATCATCATCATGGCCTGTCTTTTTGTGGTCGGGCAGAATGCCTGGGCCGAAACCTGGCGGGAGGCCAGCCAGGCAGATTTCGCTGACGGGGATTTTAATGCCAATGTTTTTACATCCACGGAAGGTAGCGACAGCGGGTGCTTGAAATCCAATCCGGGATCAACGTATGACTTAAACAAAGATGGCAAATCGGATCTGGTGATCAGCAATATGCAGGGCAGTAATTCATATATCTATTGGGGCACGGAAACTGGGTTTGACAGCACTAACCGAACGCTTTTGCCTACAAGCGGTGCTACGGGTAACTCTATAGCTGATTTGAATAGGGATGGTTGTTTGGATATTTTATTCAGCTGTTTTTATGGTAGCTATTCAATAATATACTGGGGCAGCAAAGACGGCTTTAACAATGGTGATACGACCTTGCTGGGCTCATCTGGCGCTCATGGTAATTATGTATGTGACTTGAATCATGACGGTGGTTTGGACATCATAATATCCAATTGGTGGGGTTCGGAATCTTATATTTACTGGGGAGACAATAAGGGGCATTTTACCAACTATAATAGGACGGCATTGCCTACAAGTCAGTCATACGACGTTGCCGTGGCAGATCTAAATAAAGATGGTCGTTTGGATATCGTTTTTTCCAATGGCTGGGATCCTTCGCATAATTCCTTTAATGCTTATTCCCTTTACTCACCAGATTACGCAGGATTGGGGTAA
- a CDS encoding glycosyltransferase family 4 protein, with amino-acid sequence MKVDIINDQPEHSGAGVYAWNLYRALKDQAGIRFVYYNYQAGSCDFYGKNGMDSRLSVAKSIAKPLFWKNCSRAYEHCENIHILSQNLSFLKPGKRRIITCLDLIPLIMPGSLLEKYWRRILYSGIKKADHIISISQATKDDLVRFYRISPDKITPIMLGVSPEYHLRDKTECRQKLGLSISDKIILHVGTPAPRKNFITVLMAFNQITKSRQDVLLLKVGRISNAEQAYISSNDLSGRVLVRDNIPGDDLPLYYAASDILAFPSLYEGFGLPVLEAMASGCPVITSNTTSLPEVAGDAGIMIDPTNQESLKNKILEILENIRLSDELTQKGLLRAKIFTWENTAENTLAVYKKVFE; translated from the coding sequence ATGAAAGTAGACATCATCAACGATCAGCCGGAACACAGCGGGGCCGGGGTATATGCCTGGAATCTGTACCGGGCATTAAAAGACCAGGCAGGTATAAGATTCGTCTATTATAATTACCAGGCTGGCTCCTGTGACTTTTACGGCAAAAACGGCATGGACAGCAGACTCTCGGTAGCTAAATCAATCGCCAAGCCTCTTTTCTGGAAAAATTGCAGCAGGGCCTATGAACACTGCGAAAATATCCACATTCTAAGCCAGAACCTGTCCTTTCTTAAGCCCGGCAAAAGGCGGATAATAACCTGCCTGGACCTGATCCCGCTGATAATGCCGGGCTCGCTCCTGGAAAAATACTGGCGCCGGATATTATATTCGGGAATTAAAAAGGCCGATCATATCATCTCCATCTCCCAGGCCACCAAGGATGACCTGGTCAGGTTCTACCGGATAAGCCCGGATAAGATCACCCCCATCATGCTGGGGGTCTCGCCGGAATACCATCTCCGGGACAAGACAGAATGCCGGCAGAAATTGGGCCTTTCGATAAGCGATAAAATTATCCTGCATGTCGGCACCCCGGCCCCCAGGAAAAATTTTATTACAGTTTTAATGGCCTTTAATCAGATAACCAAGTCCCGGCAGGATGTCCTGTTGCTTAAGGTGGGACGGATATCGAATGCGGAGCAGGCATACATATCATCGAATGATCTGTCCGGCAGGGTCCTGGTCAGGGATAATATCCCAGGTGATGACCTGCCGCTTTATTATGCCGCCTCAGATATCCTGGCCTTTCCTTCGCTATACGAGGGATTCGGCCTGCCGGTACTGGAGGCCATGGCCTCGGGCTGCCCGGTGATAACCTCCAACACCACCTCTCTGCCCGAAGTGGCTGGCGATGCCGGGATAATGATTGATCCCACCAATCAAGAATCGCTGAAGAACAAGATATTGGAAATACTGGAGAACATCAGATTATCTGACGAATTGACTCAAAAGGGACTGCTTCGGGCTAAGATATTTACCTGGGAGAATACGGCGGAAAATACGTTGGCGGTCTATAAAAAAGTCTTCGAATAA
- a CDS encoding PorV/PorQ family protein: MIKRLSILIIALAAVAIPARAEDSGFSFLRVPVKALPASLGEATVAMGGDASCILYNPGALPYCNIKKISAGYVNYIAGIQIGNITYVHPLKEKSAAGLSLSYLNSGDIKQTTLLDPTGAGLGDFNYSSFVLQASYGRELLKDLYAGASLKGIYDKTLEYSAAGGAVDLGCIYQLDPAMVAQKIFMAKGKRNYGTSLKLGLSVNNIGMVAKAFVATKEKMPLTVRAGMEYRPFSDQLVILLAGNKAIDNSFKMNFGTELNFIKHLSLRLGYNGNLGDIQNGSDLDDFAGLGAGFGIKYKKYSIDYAYTPFPGLGHPMRLDLSLEI, from the coding sequence ATGATCAAAAGGCTCAGCATACTGATAATCGCCCTGGCCGCTGTCGCCATTCCGGCCCGGGCCGAGGACAGCGGGTTTTCCTTCCTGCGGGTGCCGGTCAAGGCCCTGCCGGCCTCGCTGGGCGAGGCCACCGTGGCCATGGGGGGCGATGCCTCATGTATTCTTTACAATCCGGGGGCACTGCCTTACTGCAATATCAAAAAGATCTCGGCCGGGTATGTCAATTATATCGCCGGCATCCAGATCGGCAATATAACCTATGTCCATCCCTTAAAGGAAAAATCCGCCGCCGGCCTGTCATTGTCCTACCTGAACAGCGGCGATATAAAACAGACCACCCTGCTGGATCCCACCGGAGCGGGACTGGGGGATTTCAACTACTCGTCTTTTGTCCTCCAGGCCAGTTATGGACGGGAACTTCTTAAAGACCTTTACGCCGGAGCAAGCCTCAAGGGCATCTACGATAAGACCCTTGAGTATTCGGCGGCTGGCGGGGCGGTTGACCTGGGCTGTATCTACCAGCTGGACCCGGCCATGGTGGCCCAAAAGATTTTTATGGCCAAGGGAAAAAGGAACTACGGGACCAGTCTGAAACTTGGGTTGTCGGTTAATAACATCGGGATGGTGGCCAAGGCTTTCGTCGCCACCAAGGAGAAGATGCCTTTGACGGTCCGGGCCGGAATGGAATACCGTCCATTCTCCGACCAGCTGGTCATTTTGCTGGCCGGCAACAAGGCTATCGACAATTCCTTCAAAATGAATTTCGGCACGGAATTGAATTTTATAAAACATCTGTCACTTCGGCTGGGATACAACGGCAATCTGGGGGATATCCAGAACGGTTCTGACCTAGACGACTTTGCCGGCCTGGGTGCCGGCTTCGGCATCAAATACAAAAAATATTCCATAGACTACGCCTACACGCCTTTCCCCGGATTGGGCCACCCCATGAGGCTGGATCTATCGCTTGAAATCTAG
- a CDS encoding late competence development ComFB family protein, with the protein MAKLTNYTEKLVKEELKNVLLARGDLCHCRTCQLDIMAFALNKLPSYYVASEGGHIHTMVNMSTSQLKVQVIAALVNAIDAVAKHPRHNSKKGLNTVSRK; encoded by the coding sequence ATGGCAAAGCTCACCAACTATACCGAAAAGCTGGTAAAAGAGGAACTGAAAAATGTATTGCTGGCCCGGGGCGACCTTTGTCACTGCCGCACCTGTCAGCTTGATATTATGGCTTTCGCGCTAAATAAGCTTCCTTCTTATTATGTGGCCAGTGAAGGGGGGCATATTCATACCATGGTCAATATGTCCACCTCCCAGCTGAAGGTGCAGGTTATTGCCGCGCTGGTCAACGCCATAGACGCTGTGGCCAAACATCCCCGCCACAACAGCAAGAAGGGGCTTAATACCGTATCCCGAAAATAG
- a CDS encoding Na/Pi cotransporter family protein, whose product MSRIPKILLLGLAASLFSMPLWGADHRISKAVDALGNDVSGDRQAVTIGKPAGHPLVVQITDARGRPVAGARVAFVPVGEGTAEVEPDTAVSDVKGNAICRIIPHKQLETIYIQAHLATDSKKAVTFSFNSYQNHWWLISLLGAIGGLALFLFGIRFCSRGLQKAAGTKLKQMLWNLTDNRLKGLGVGILVTGIVQSSTATTVMLVSLTNAGLISLRQALGVILGADIGTTITVQLIAFKLSDYCLALVVGGFLAMMIAGKRPWRYYPQIVFGFGLIFYGMKLTADSLLPLKSMPWFLSLFAGMGSLPLLGVLIGVMFTLLVRSSAVTIGIMLTLAFQDIIALPAAMPIIIGANIGTCGAALMAAWGGNQESIKVAWGHTIFKVLAGIAALIFIVPFITLVQRFGGDTARQIANAHTIFNVLASLLFLPWLKPFGKFLNRMVPVVSPRQKIFGPKYLDERALETPSLAIGQVSQELLRMADLVRDMLVRSCDVLEKNDINLRNQLVADDDKVDLLEEAITPFVVKITQEDLSGDQSSRGVELLYIVNDIENIGDVISKNIMGHAAKKIEQHLAFSEEGMDEIKSLYRETLATLDMAIGALASGDLELARNAHNRKDQVLALEKELYKKHLGRLQAGFKESRETSTMHLDLLSDFERINFHASQIGAALLGRAK is encoded by the coding sequence GTGAGCCGGATCCCAAAAATATTGCTGTTAGGCCTGGCGGCATCGCTTTTTTCAATGCCGCTGTGGGGGGCCGATCACCGCATCAGCAAGGCGGTGGATGCTCTGGGCAACGATGTCTCCGGCGACCGCCAGGCGGTGACCATCGGGAAGCCGGCCGGCCATCCCCTGGTGGTGCAGATCACCGATGCCCGGGGCCGGCCGGTGGCCGGGGCCAGGGTGGCCTTCGTGCCGGTGGGAGAGGGCACCGCCGAGGTGGAACCCGATACGGCGGTCTCCGACGTCAAGGGCAATGCCATCTGCCGGATCATTCCTCATAAGCAACTGGAGACGATCTATATTCAGGCGCACCTGGCCACCGATTCCAAAAAGGCGGTCACCTTTTCTTTCAACTCCTACCAGAATCACTGGTGGCTGATATCATTGCTGGGGGCCATCGGCGGCCTGGCGCTCTTTCTGTTCGGCATCAGATTCTGCTCCCGGGGCCTGCAGAAGGCCGCCGGCACCAAACTGAAACAGATGCTGTGGAACCTGACCGACAACCGCTTGAAGGGCCTGGGGGTGGGGATTCTGGTGACGGGCATCGTCCAGTCGTCCACCGCCACCACCGTAATGCTGGTGTCCCTGACCAACGCCGGGCTGATATCTTTGAGACAGGCGCTGGGGGTGATCCTGGGGGCCGATATCGGGACCACCATCACCGTCCAACTGATCGCCTTCAAACTGTCCGATTACTGCCTGGCCTTGGTGGTGGGCGGATTCCTGGCCATGATGATAGCCGGAAAGCGGCCCTGGAGATATTATCCCCAGATAGTATTCGGCTTCGGCCTTATTTTCTACGGCATGAAGCTGACCGCCGATTCGTTGCTTCCCTTGAAATCCATGCCCTGGTTCCTGAGCCTGTTCGCCGGGATGGGTTCCCTCCCGCTGCTGGGGGTGCTGATCGGAGTGATGTTCACCCTGCTGGTGAGGTCCTCGGCCGTCACCATCGGGATAATGCTGACTTTGGCCTTTCAGGATATTATAGCCCTGCCGGCCGCCATGCCCATAATCATCGGGGCCAACATCGGCACCTGCGGAGCGGCCCTGATGGCGGCCTGGGGCGGCAATCAGGAATCGATAAAGGTGGCCTGGGGGCACACCATCTTCAAGGTCCTGGCCGGAATCGCGGCCCTGATCTTTATCGTTCCTTTTATAACATTGGTTCAGAGGTTCGGGGGAGATACCGCCAGGCAGATAGCCAATGCCCACACCATTTTCAACGTGCTGGCCTCGCTGCTCTTCCTGCCCTGGCTTAAGCCGTTCGGGAAATTTCTCAACAGGATGGTTCCGGTGGTCTCCCCCCGGCAAAAAATATTCGGGCCAAAATACCTTGATGAGCGGGCTTTAGAAACGCCGTCGTTGGCTATCGGCCAAGTATCCCAGGAGTTACTGAGAATGGCCGACCTGGTCAGGGATATGCTGGTCCGCTCCTGTGATGTTCTGGAAAAGAACGATATCAATCTGAGAAACCAACTGGTGGCCGATGACGATAAGGTGGACCTGCTGGAGGAGGCCATAACCCCCTTCGTGGTCAAGATAACCCAGGAGGACCTCTCCGGAGACCAGTCCAGCCGCGGGGTGGAGTTGCTGTATATCGTCAATGATATCGAGAATATCGGTGATGTGATCAGCAAGAACATCATGGGACATGCCGCAAAGAAGATCGAACAGCATCTGGCCTTTTCCGAGGAAGGGATGGATGAAATCAAATCGCTCTACCGGGAAACCCTGGCCACCCTGGATATGGCCATAGGAGCCCTGGCCTCCGGCGATTTGGAACTGGCCAGAAATGCTCACAACCGCAAGGATCAGGTGCTGGCCCTGGAAAAGGAGCTGTATAAAAAGCACCTGGGAAGGCTGCAGGCGGGATTCAAGGAATCCCGGGAGACCAGCACCATGCATTTGGACCTGCTGAGCGATTTTGAACGGATAAATTTTCATGCCAGCCAGATAGGGGCCGCCCTGCTGGGCCGGGCCAAATAA
- a CDS encoding SPOR domain-containing protein: MKIKHLSIILILAALAGCSAKKPAVQEPVKEPVVQEPVKQPFTEVTPAAPAPETTGSQYVGSKGAVQSVWGWRVQIFASATLENARKVAEEARWKFGDQQIYVSEAEPYYKVQVGNNLTRRDADNLKSRAKALGYKGIFVIEVNLAE; the protein is encoded by the coding sequence ATGAAGATCAAACATTTATCAATTATCCTGATCCTGGCGGCGCTGGCGGGATGCTCCGCCAAAAAACCAGCGGTGCAGGAGCCGGTCAAGGAACCGGTTGTCCAGGAGCCGGTCAAGCAGCCGTTCACCGAAGTCACCCCGGCCGCTCCGGCCCCGGAGACCACGGGGAGCCAGTATGTTGGCAGCAAGGGGGCGGTCCAGAGCGTCTGGGGGTGGAGGGTCCAGATATTCGCTTCGGCCACCCTGGAGAACGCCCGCAAGGTGGCCGAGGAGGCCAGGTGGAAGTTTGGCGACCAGCAGATCTATGTCTCCGAGGCCGAGCCCTATTATAAGGTGCAGGTGGGGAATAACCTTACCCGGCGGGATGCAGATAATCTCAAGAGCCGGGCCAAGGCCCTGGGATATAAAGGGATCTTTGTGATAGAGGTCAACCTGGCCGAGTGA
- a CDS encoding mannose-1-phosphate guanylyltransferase, translating to MSNIYAVVLAGGKGERFWPKSRENKPKQLLALAGQNSMLQETLDRVESLTSRERQWVVTSADLIEPIKQSGIKDVRLIGEPMGRNTAPAIAVAAAEIFKEDPSGVMMVLPSDHHIGDIEMFRQVLLQGMELAEKDYLVTIGLKPDRPETGYGYIERGEVLPDCRIPCFMVKSFREKPDMETARRFYRSGYFYWNGGIFIWKAAAILQSFKQHMPKLYEPLMEWQAQGGLAAGREKFAEFYQAVEKISIDYGIMEKADKVAVIKGEFGWDDLGSWEALERFHPKDQRGNIKLGQVEMLDCQDNIALCDEGLVAAVGVSDLIIVKSGNAVMVCPRSKAQEVKKLLEQVRANQDLKEYL from the coding sequence ATGAGCAACATCTATGCCGTGGTCCTGGCCGGGGGAAAGGGCGAGCGTTTCTGGCCAAAAAGCCGGGAGAACAAACCCAAACAACTGCTGGCTCTGGCCGGCCAGAACAGCATGCTGCAGGAGACCCTGGATCGGGTGGAATCTTTGACCAGCCGGGAGCGGCAGTGGGTGGTGACCAGCGCCGATCTGATCGAGCCCATCAAACAGAGCGGGATAAAGGACGTCAGGCTGATCGGCGAACCGATGGGGCGCAATACCGCCCCGGCCATCGCTGTGGCGGCGGCCGAGATATTCAAAGAGGACCCCTCCGGGGTGATGATGGTACTGCCATCGGACCACCACATAGGGGACATAGAGATGTTCCGCCAGGTGCTGTTGCAGGGCATGGAGCTGGCTGAAAAGGACTACCTGGTAACCATCGGACTCAAGCCCGACCGGCCCGAGACCGGCTACGGATATATCGAACGGGGGGAGGTCCTGCCGGATTGCCGCATTCCCTGCTTCATGGTAAAAAGCTTCCGGGAGAAACCGGATATGGAGACCGCCCGGAGATTCTACCGCAGCGGGTATTTTTACTGGAACGGCGGGATCTTCATCTGGAAGGCAGCCGCCATCCTGCAGAGCTTCAAGCAGCACATGCCCAAACTGTACGAACCATTGATGGAGTGGCAGGCCCAGGGCGGCCTGGCGGCCGGCAGGGAGAAGTTCGCCGAATTCTACCAGGCGGTGGAGAAGATATCCATCGACTACGGGATTATGGAAAAGGCCGACAAGGTGGCGGTGATCAAGGGTGAGTTCGGCTGGGACGACCTGGGATCGTGGGAGGCCCTGGAGAGGTTCCATCCTAAGGACCAGCGGGGCAATATCAAGCTGGGCCAGGTGGAAATGCTGGATTGCCAGGACAATATCGCCCTGTGCGATGAGGGCCTGGTGGCGGCGGTGGGGGTCAGCGACCTGATCATCGTCAAATCTGGCAATGCCGTGATGGTCTGCCCCCGGTCAAAGGCGCAGGAAGTGAAAAAATTACTGGAACAGGTAAGGGCCAACCAAGACCTGAAAGAATATCTATAA
- a CDS encoding DUF3108 domain-containing protein: MSVLLISSMAMGDSTAVDTLKSVNPGKKLKRGEKLTYSIEYAGINAGYSFMRVDSELTWAGGRRAYHIVNETWSNPTFSFFYRVHDRIESFVDYDKMYSLRYQKKIREGKYRHEESVEFDQENKKAVYSTGQIIDLIPEAKDILISLFWARLFPLEVGQSIYIDNHTDKKNYPLEVKVYRRETLNTIFGKVECLVVEPVLRTPGLFESKGRLWVWLTDDERKIPVLMKSKILIGSINAVLKEYNPGITEK; this comes from the coding sequence TTGTCTGTTCTGCTTATATCAAGCATGGCCATGGGAGACAGCACTGCGGTAGACACTTTGAAATCAGTTAACCCCGGGAAAAAACTGAAACGCGGAGAGAAGCTGACCTATTCCATAGAATATGCCGGGATCAATGCCGGCTATTCCTTCATGCGGGTGGACAGCGAGCTGACCTGGGCCGGGGGCCGCCGGGCCTATCATATCGTTAACGAGACCTGGTCCAATCCCACTTTTTCGTTCTTCTACCGGGTGCACGATCGGATCGAATCCTTTGTCGATTACGATAAGATGTACAGCCTGCGTTATCAGAAGAAGATCCGGGAGGGCAAATACCGCCACGAGGAGTCGGTGGAATTCGACCAGGAGAATAAAAAAGCCGTCTACAGCACCGGCCAGATTATCGATCTGATCCCGGAGGCCAAGGACATCCTGATCTCCCTGTTCTGGGCCCGGCTGTTTCCTCTGGAGGTGGGCCAGTCCATCTACATCGACAACCACACCGACAAGAAGAATTATCCCCTGGAGGTCAAGGTCTATCGCCGGGAGACGCTGAACACCATTTTCGGCAAGGTGGAATGCCTGGTGGTGGAGCCGGTCTTAAGGACCCCGGGCCTGTTCGAGAGCAAGGGCCGGCTGTGGGTGTGGCTGACCGACGACGAAAGGAAGATCCCGGTGCTGATGAAGAGCAAGATCCTCATCGGCTCCATCAACGCGGTGCTCAAGGAATACAACCCCGGCATCACTGAAAAGTAA
- a CDS encoding glycosyltransferase family 9 protein produces MRLNLKYFFSKLSNKTYKNILLVRTDRIGDVILSLPAAALLKDIYPGCRITFLARDYTAPLIALSKSVDAVINDDPNLNARALAKRLKDHDFDLVVVLHPTSRLAWATWLAGIPVRIGTAYRLYSLLFNRRVKQHRKFSLKHELEHNLALVRSGLGLPSGEGKEYLPEIIIPPDLKEQTARKLSGIIDINQPFIVIHPGSGGSARDWPIQKFAKVIDRIQNSEFRIQKIKVAVTLGPGEEHIKEKLQAYLKTQPAWVSGLSLPELAAFLSQAKLMVANSTGPLHIATAVRTRVIGLYCPMIPCHPKRWGPYGPGHETLVPPVELCRKCVGQKCHEYDCMEKITVDAVFARTVESFKNKF; encoded by the coding sequence GTGAGGTTAAATTTAAAATATTTCTTCAGTAAATTGTCTAATAAAACATACAAAAACATACTGCTGGTAAGGACCGACCGGATCGGGGATGTGATCCTGTCGTTGCCCGCCGCCGCTCTTTTAAAGGATATTTATCCCGGATGCCGGATCACATTTCTGGCCCGGGATTACACCGCCCCGCTGATCGCCCTTTCAAAATCGGTCGATGCGGTCATCAACGATGATCCAAATCTTAACGCCCGGGCGCTGGCCAAGAGGCTTAAAGACCATGATTTCGATCTGGTCGTGGTGCTGCACCCCACCAGCCGGCTGGCCTGGGCCACATGGCTGGCCGGGATCCCGGTCAGGATCGGCACGGCCTACAGATTATACAGCCTTTTATTCAACCGCCGGGTGAAACAGCACCGCAAGTTCAGCCTGAAGCACGAGCTGGAACACAATTTGGCCCTGGTGAGATCCGGGCTGGGCCTGCCTTCCGGCGAGGGAAAAGAATACCTACCGGAGATAATTATCCCGCCGGACCTGAAGGAGCAGACGGCCAGGAAACTGTCCGGCATCATAGACATCAACCAGCCGTTCATCGTCATTCATCCCGGCAGCGGGGGGTCGGCCAGGGATTGGCCAATCCAAAAGTTTGCCAAGGTGATAGATCGAATTCAGAATTCAGAATTCAGAATTCAGAAAATAAAAGTAGCCGTGACGCTGGGGCCGGGCGAAGAACACATCAAAGAAAAACTGCAGGCTTATCTTAAGACCCAACCGGCCTGGGTGTCGGGGTTGTCCCTGCCGGAGCTGGCCGCCTTTCTGTCGCAGGCAAAATTAATGGTGGCCAACAGCACCGGGCCTCTCCATATTGCCACGGCGGTGAGGACTAGGGTGATAGGACTGTACTGCCCGATGATCCCCTGCCACCCCAAACGCTGGGGGCCGTATGGTCCGGGGCATGAGACCCTTGTCCCGCCGGTTGAACTCTGCCGCAAATGCGTCGGGCAAAAATGTCATGAATACGACTGCATGGAGAAGATCACGGTGGATGCGGTTTTTGCCCGGACCGTAGAATCATTCAAAAACAAGTTTTAA
- a CDS encoding glycosyltransferase family 9 protein, which yields MNPTIDCKDFNGYKPCRPGWLCETCQEQKPRGKKILIINLDALGAVLMTTALLPAIKRKDPQSTIHWVTLPMAIPLLQNNPYIDKLWPYDFETVSILQAIKYDKIYSIDKAYRSDALAMLVQAEEKLGFALDQNGAITYFNPEAEYAYRLGIDDDLKFKKNQVTGIQFLAQAMALDYQGEDYVLELTPEEKAWAAAYRRNNGIEKNEVVIGFNTGCSDLFPNKKMTIEQHLELIGRIQNELPNVRIMLLGGKAESQRNKEIKDRAGAFIINSPTDEGIRRGMVYVDACDLVITGDTSAMHMAIALKKYVVVWFGLSCASEIELFGRGERIVPDLDCSPCWKKSCDSLECVKDLDLGAIFQAAKKGYNHLKIRH from the coding sequence TTGAATCCCACCATAGACTGCAAGGATTTTAACGGCTACAAGCCCTGCCGGCCGGGCTGGCTGTGCGAGACCTGCCAGGAGCAAAAGCCCCGCGGCAAAAAGATACTGATCATCAACCTGGACGCCCTGGGCGCGGTGCTGATGACCACCGCCCTGCTGCCGGCCATCAAGCGCAAGGATCCCCAGAGCACCATCCATTGGGTGACCCTGCCGATGGCCATTCCCCTGCTGCAGAACAACCCCTACATCGACAAGCTCTGGCCCTACGATTTCGAGACCGTCAGCATCCTGCAGGCCATCAAATACGACAAGATCTATTCCATCGACAAGGCCTACCGCTCGGATGCTTTGGCCATGCTGGTTCAGGCCGAGGAAAAGCTGGGCTTCGCCCTGGACCAGAACGGGGCCATCACTTATTTCAACCCCGAGGCCGAATACGCCTACCGCCTGGGCATCGACGACGATCTGAAATTCAAGAAGAACCAGGTGACCGGGATACAATTCCTGGCCCAGGCCATGGCGCTGGATTACCAGGGCGAGGACTACGTGTTGGAGCTGACCCCGGAGGAGAAGGCCTGGGCTGCGGCCTACCGCCGGAACAACGGGATCGAGAAGAACGAGGTGGTTATCGGCTTCAATACCGGCTGTTCCGACCTTTTCCCCAACAAGAAGATGACCATCGAACAGCATCTGGAACTGATCGGCCGGATCCAGAACGAGCTGCCCAATGTCCGGATAATGCTGCTGGGCGGAAAGGCCGAGAGCCAACGCAACAAGGAGATCAAGGACCGGGCCGGGGCCTTTATCATTAACAGTCCCACCGACGAGGGCATCCGCCGGGGCATGGTCTACGTGGACGCCTGCGACCTGGTGATCACCGGGGACACCTCGGCCATGCACATGGCCATTGCCCTCAAAAAATATGTGGTGGTCTGGTTCGGGCTGTCCTGCGCCAGCGAGATAGAACTGTTCGGCCGGGGGGAGAGGATCGTTCCCGACCTGGATTGCAGTCCCTGCTGGAAGAAATCCTGCGACAGCCTGGAATGCGTAAAAGATCTGGACCTGGGGGCCATTTTCCAGGCGGCCAAGAAGGGATACAATCATCTCAAAATAAGACATTGA